From the genome of Colwellia psychrerythraea 34H, one region includes:
- a CDS encoding CbbQ/NirQ/NorQ/GpvN family protein, which translates to MATDKLFYQEQSNEVSLFNYAFEHQLPVLIKGPTGCGKTRFVAHMAEKLNKPLYTVACHDDLTAADLVGRHLIGPNGTYWQDGPLTRAVREGGICYLDEVVEARKDTTVVLHPLADDRRILPLERTGELLEAAPGFMLVVSYNPGYQNLLKGMKASTRQRFVALRFEYPSAELEQQILIKEAGADPHLAFKLVELAGALRRLEQNDLDEVASTRLLIYAARMMSSGMNPLDVCRCCLAEPLTDDPLTVQALMDVARIYFD; encoded by the coding sequence ATGGCAACTGACAAATTATTTTATCAAGAACAAAGCAATGAAGTATCATTATTTAACTATGCTTTTGAACATCAACTTCCTGTATTGATCAAGGGGCCAACAGGCTGTGGTAAAACACGTTTTGTTGCCCATATGGCCGAAAAACTTAATAAGCCTTTATATACAGTGGCTTGTCATGATGATCTCACTGCAGCAGACTTAGTCGGTCGACATTTAATTGGTCCTAATGGCACGTATTGGCAAGATGGTCCATTAACACGTGCGGTACGTGAAGGTGGCATTTGTTATTTAGATGAAGTGGTTGAAGCACGTAAAGATACTACGGTCGTTTTGCATCCTTTAGCTGATGACCGCCGGATATTACCTTTAGAACGTACCGGAGAGCTGCTCGAAGCTGCTCCAGGTTTTATGTTGGTGGTTTCTTATAACCCCGGCTATCAAAATTTATTAAAAGGTATGAAGGCAAGTACTAGACAACGTTTTGTCGCTTTACGTTTTGAATATCCTAGTGCAGAGCTTGAACAGCAAATACTGATAAAAGAAGCTGGCGCTGACCCTCATCTAGCCTTTAAATTAGTTGAGCTAGCTGGTGCGTTACGCCGACTAGAACAAAATGATTTAGATGAAGTCGCTTCAACCCGATTGTTGATTTATGCAGCCAGAATGATGAGCTCTGGTATGAACCCGTTGGATGTTTGTCGCTGTTGTTTGGCTGAGCCATTAACGGATGATCCTCTAACGGTGCAAGCTTTGATGGATGTCGCCAGAATTTACTTTGACTAG
- the nrdB gene encoding class Ia ribonucleoside-diphosphate reductase subunit beta, translated as MTYTTFNQVPNNALLEPMFLGNSVNVSRYDQQRYIAFEKLIEKQLSFFWRPEEVDVSKDRADWQSLTDSEKHIFISNLKYQTLLDSMAARSVNAVLLPLVSLPEVETWVETWAFSETIHSRSYTHILRNLFTEPGEIFDDIIVNPAILKRASSIAKFFDDVILTTQLLQSQGEGTYEVEGKTVEVSTRKLKERLFLAVCSVNALEAIRFYVSFACSFAFAERELLEGNAKIIKLIARDEALHLTGTQHILNNWRSGKDDPEMKIISEELRDEGLQIFLDVVEQEKEWAQYLFKDGSMIGLNADILNQYIEYISNQRLTAIGFGAPFDIKSNPLPWMNAYLVSDNVQVAPQETEISSYLVGQVDSSVDADDFDDFDL; from the coding sequence ATGACGTATACCACGTTTAATCAAGTACCTAACAATGCACTTTTAGAGCCAATGTTTTTAGGTAATAGCGTTAACGTTTCTCGCTACGATCAGCAACGTTATATTGCTTTTGAAAAATTAATTGAAAAGCAATTATCATTTTTTTGGCGTCCAGAAGAAGTAGATGTATCTAAAGATAGAGCTGATTGGCAGAGCCTTACCGATTCAGAAAAGCACATATTTATTTCTAACTTAAAGTACCAAACACTTTTAGATTCAATGGCTGCACGTTCTGTTAATGCAGTATTACTTCCTTTGGTTTCTTTACCTGAAGTAGAAACTTGGGTAGAAACATGGGCTTTTAGTGAAACCATTCATTCACGTTCTTACACCCATATTCTTCGTAACTTATTTACTGAACCAGGTGAAATATTTGACGATATAATCGTTAATCCAGCCATTTTAAAACGTGCTTCAAGTATTGCTAAGTTTTTTGATGACGTCATTCTGACCACTCAGTTACTTCAATCACAAGGTGAAGGAACTTATGAAGTTGAAGGTAAAACAGTTGAAGTATCAACCAGAAAACTTAAAGAACGTTTATTCCTTGCTGTTTGTTCTGTTAATGCATTAGAAGCTATTCGATTTTATGTAAGTTTTGCTTGCTCATTTGCTTTTGCAGAACGTGAATTACTTGAAGGCAATGCCAAAATTATAAAATTGATTGCACGCGATGAAGCACTTCATTTAACGGGTACTCAACATATTCTTAATAATTGGAGATCAGGTAAAGATGATCCTGAAATGAAGATTATTAGTGAAGAACTTCGTGATGAAGGTTTACAAATCTTCTTAGATGTTGTCGAGCAGGAAAAAGAATGGGCCCAGTATTTATTTAAAGATGGCTCAATGATTGGACTGAATGCCGATATTTTAAATCAATATATTGAATATATTTCTAATCAGCGTTTAACCGCCATCGGTTTTGGTGCACCTTTTGACATTAAGAGTAACCCGTTACCATGGATGAATGCTTATCTTGTCAGCGATAACGTGCAGGTTGCGCCACAAGAGACTGAAATATCGAGTTATTTAGTCGGCCAAGTAGATTCTTCCGTTGATGCAGATGACTTTGACGATTTTGATTTGTAG
- a CDS encoding nitric oxide reductase activation protein NorD, producing the protein MEEWVGGLWHKYITRKANPEFDDARVNFDQVSKSVSMVFRALGGDVVKRVEAATGREYLTRKSFLQKISGDNQLVSLAWQDEESLRLPESLAVFNEKALNYDLYIWLAVLAAHHSGSFRHWAKDNQALVVAVLEKFPALHNRYRRLAKAFVDMRPSLDQMPAVERTMEQSIRDAILIPGSVNEFPVVNFAPQAVYLWLYPSASSDDVLMADIDEDELSDENEDQDGEKKSAKKAQSSRKKAERVDSDDSRGGMMIFRLESLFSWSEFSKMDRGKDDSDEDEEDYQSTIDDLDKITLTKKQEHQKSGQIKIDLDLPSASEDDIPLGEGIKLPEWNYKTQTLQEDRCLLQPMLPRDATPTKLPVKLQKTARMIQAQFEQLRSVKYWLKAQPQGEELDLNAWLDFHVESKTAATAEKGLFQSYRGNNRDLSCLLLADLSMSTDSHLDNDNRVIDVVQDSLLLFGEALQSVGDNFAMYGFSSVKRSNIRFTMLKNFNEKYNDHVRGRIQAITPGFYTRMGAAIRQATKVISEQKTADKLLLILTDGKPNDIDHYEGRFGIEDTHQAINEAKRLGIKPFCITIDVDAQEYLPYLFGNDGFTQILRPAQLPLRLPQLYHQLTSQ; encoded by the coding sequence ATGGAAGAGTGGGTTGGTGGACTTTGGCATAAATATATTACTCGTAAAGCAAACCCCGAGTTTGATGACGCACGCGTAAATTTCGATCAAGTAAGTAAATCAGTCTCGATGGTGTTTCGCGCACTAGGTGGTGATGTTGTTAAACGTGTCGAAGCGGCTACAGGAAGAGAGTATTTAACGCGTAAAAGCTTTTTGCAAAAAATATCGGGTGATAACCAACTGGTAAGTCTTGCTTGGCAAGATGAAGAAAGCCTACGCTTACCTGAGTCATTAGCAGTATTTAATGAAAAAGCACTTAATTATGATCTTTATATTTGGTTAGCTGTTCTAGCTGCCCATCATAGTGGCAGTTTTCGTCATTGGGCTAAAGACAATCAAGCATTAGTCGTCGCCGTATTAGAAAAATTCCCCGCGCTACATAATCGATATCGCCGTTTAGCCAAAGCATTTGTTGATATGCGTCCATCGCTAGATCAAATGCCCGCGGTAGAAAGAACGATGGAGCAATCAATCAGGGATGCCATCCTAATTCCTGGTTCCGTTAACGAATTCCCAGTGGTAAATTTTGCCCCACAAGCGGTATATTTGTGGCTTTATCCTTCTGCTAGTAGTGATGATGTACTTATGGCAGATATTGATGAAGATGAGCTATCAGATGAAAACGAAGATCAAGATGGGGAGAAGAAATCAGCTAAAAAAGCGCAGAGTTCAAGGAAAAAAGCCGAACGTGTAGATTCTGATGATAGTCGCGGTGGTATGATGATCTTTCGTCTTGAAAGCTTGTTCTCTTGGAGCGAGTTTTCAAAAATGGATCGTGGTAAAGATGACAGTGATGAAGATGAAGAAGATTATCAAAGCACTATTGATGATTTAGATAAAATTACCTTAACCAAGAAACAAGAACATCAAAAAAGTGGTCAGATAAAAATAGATTTAGACTTACCTTCGGCATCTGAAGATGATATTCCGCTAGGTGAGGGCATAAAGTTACCGGAATGGAATTATAAAACGCAAACGTTGCAAGAAGATCGTTGTTTATTGCAACCTATGTTACCTCGTGATGCCACGCCAACAAAATTACCAGTGAAATTGCAAAAAACCGCAAGAATGATTCAAGCACAGTTTGAACAGTTACGCAGTGTTAAATATTGGTTAAAAGCTCAACCTCAAGGCGAAGAGCTTGATTTAAATGCTTGGCTCGATTTTCATGTTGAGAGTAAAACGGCAGCGACAGCGGAAAAAGGATTATTTCAATCATATAGAGGCAATAATCGTGATTTGTCTTGTTTATTATTAGCCGATTTATCAATGTCGACAGATTCCCATTTAGATAATGACAATCGTGTTATTGACGTAGTACAAGACAGCCTATTGCTTTTTGGTGAAGCATTACAGTCGGTTGGTGATAATTTTGCTATGTATGGATTTTCTTCAGTAAAACGAAGCAATATTCGCTTCACTATGTTGAAAAACTTTAATGAAAAATATAATGACCATGTAAGAGGACGCATACAAGCGATTACGCCTGGGTTTTACACCAGAATGGGCGCGGCAATTCGTCAAGCGACAAAGGTTATTAGTGAACAAAAAACGGCAGACAAACTTTTGCTTATTTTAACTGATGGTAAACCCAATGATATCGACCACTATGAAGGTCGCTTTGGCATTGAAGATACTCATCAAGCAATTAACGAAGCAAAACGACTAGGTATCAAACCTTTTTGTATAACGATTGATGTTGATGCACAAGAATACTTACCTTATTTATTTGGTAATGACGGTTTTACACAAATATTAAGACCAGCTCAATTGCCATTACGTTTACCGCAATTGTATCATCAGTTGACCTCACAGTAG
- the yfaE gene encoding class I ribonucleotide reductase maintenance protein YfaE — MQLKINVQSKVVHYDNNEQTLLDCLESSNVEVHYHCRDGFCGACRVTLVEGEINYPLGEPLAYVGDNEILPCCCVPVTDITLLIEE, encoded by the coding sequence TTGCAGCTAAAAATTAACGTTCAAAGTAAGGTTGTTCATTATGATAATAATGAACAAACGTTACTTGATTGTTTAGAGTCGTCCAATGTAGAAGTGCATTACCATTGTCGTGATGGATTTTGTGGTGCATGCAGAGTTACGTTAGTAGAAGGTGAAATTAACTACCCGTTAGGTGAGCCTTTAGCTTATGTCGGTGACAATGAAATTTTACCTTGCTGCTGCGTACCTGTAACTGATATTACCTTGTTAATAGAAGAATAG
- a CDS encoding cytochrome C oxidase subunit IV family protein has translation MQNNKTVNIAAATKSWLLLIALSVIAIYLPEFIDHRSFYTIAALVIVVIKGQQIVDIFMELNNAPKFWRLLFLSYITLLPLIISVIYLT, from the coding sequence GTGCAAAATAATAAAACCGTTAATATAGCCGCGGCAACAAAGAGTTGGCTTTTACTTATTGCATTAAGTGTTATTGCCATTTATTTACCAGAATTTATTGATCATAGAAGCTTTTATACAATTGCAGCGTTAGTGATTGTCGTAATAAAAGGTCAACAAATTGTAGATATATTCATGGAGCTTAATAACGCTCCTAAGTTTTGGCGTTTACTCTTCTTAAGCTATATTACGCTGCTACCTTTAATTATTTCTGTCATCTATTTAACTTAA
- a CDS encoding cytochrome c oxidase subunit 3 family protein — protein MTNPSIAIELPDKKLPGDLAMWFFILAELTVFAIFFIGFSVSEQLNGEMFSQGKAQLHQTAGLINTIALITSSFFVAIALTKIHKAQAKQAVLLLLTAKAFAIIYISVKIWEYLSLFEQGITIETNTFFTLYFLITAFHLMHVLLGMVILAFIAYSAWQGKYQNNEISGFEAGTSYWHMVDLLWIILFPLIYVI, from the coding sequence ATGACCAATCCATCAATAGCGATTGAACTCCCTGATAAAAAACTGCCTGGTGATTTAGCCATGTGGTTTTTCATTTTGGCTGAGTTAACTGTATTTGCCATTTTTTTTATTGGTTTTTCCGTCAGTGAACAGTTAAACGGAGAAATGTTTAGCCAAGGTAAAGCGCAGTTACATCAAACGGCAGGTTTAATTAATACCATTGCGTTAATCACCAGTAGTTTTTTTGTTGCGATCGCATTGACTAAAATACATAAAGCGCAAGCTAAACAAGCGGTACTTTTATTATTAACAGCTAAAGCTTTTGCTATCATTTATATTTCGGTCAAAATTTGGGAATACCTTTCATTATTTGAGCAAGGTATAACGATTGAAACGAATACCTTTTTCACCTTATATTTTTTAATTACTGCTTTTCATTTAATGCATGTTTTATTGGGCATGGTTATCCTCGCCTTCATTGCTTACAGCGCTTGGCAGGGTAAGTATCAAAATAATGAGATTTCTGGCTTTGAAGCCGGTACGAGCTATTGGCATATGGTGGATTTATTGTGGATTATTTTATTTCCGTTGATATATGTTATTTAG